The following proteins are co-located in the Halorussus caseinilyticus genome:
- a CDS encoding ABC transporter permease → MNVIEGARISWRNIREHKLRSTLTTLGVIIGVAAVITFVTLGASLQQDIISTVAGGNAATMYVTSQSPGDSRVPSLGGGGGSVVFTQYDVEQIRRLEGVQLAAPESGIAASSMTYNNSSVGRQWITVSSPGYFRVRNISFVAGRPYQVGEREVVLNQPAAQMFGENVTVGENVTFTRAANGETLNATVVGIVEPKGGGDVLGFSQGGAQPRVYAPTEPYYQRTVVSPNLRARQSVYGRVLVKAETPGQVDAVQGRVYNYLGERSDARQLKSQSYQFEVTTQDQIIGQVKQLTSTFTAYITGIAVISLIVGSIGIANIMLVSVTERTREIGIMKAVGAQNRDVLQLFLVEAVMLGVLGSALGAVVGVAGGYAGAQAIGLPLAFQPIWFVASVLVGVVVGVLAGLYPAWDAAHTDPIDALRYE, encoded by the coding sequence ATGAACGTCATCGAAGGGGCACGAATCAGTTGGCGCAACATCCGCGAACACAAACTCCGCTCGACGCTGACGACGCTCGGGGTCATCATCGGAGTCGCGGCGGTCATCACGTTCGTCACGCTGGGGGCGAGCCTTCAGCAGGACATCATCAGCACCGTGGCGGGCGGCAACGCCGCCACGATGTACGTCACGTCCCAGTCGCCGGGCGACAGCAGGGTGCCGTCGCTCGGGGGCGGCGGCGGGTCGGTCGTCTTCACGCAGTACGACGTAGAGCAGATACGACGACTCGAAGGCGTCCAACTCGCCGCTCCCGAGAGTGGCATCGCCGCCTCGTCGATGACCTACAACAACTCGTCGGTGGGCAGACAGTGGATTACGGTGTCCTCGCCCGGCTACTTCCGAGTCCGAAACATCTCGTTCGTCGCCGGGCGGCCGTATCAGGTGGGCGAACGCGAGGTGGTCTTGAACCAACCCGCGGCGCAGATGTTCGGCGAGAACGTCACCGTCGGCGAGAACGTCACGTTCACGCGCGCGGCCAACGGCGAGACGCTGAACGCGACGGTGGTCGGTATCGTGGAACCGAAAGGCGGCGGCGACGTTCTCGGGTTCAGTCAGGGCGGCGCGCAACCGCGGGTCTACGCGCCGACCGAACCGTACTACCAGCGGACGGTGGTGAGTCCGAACCTCCGCGCCCGCCAGTCGGTCTACGGCCGCGTCCTCGTGAAGGCCGAGACGCCGGGACAGGTGGATGCGGTGCAGGGCCGAGTGTACAACTACCTCGGCGAGCGTTCTGACGCCCGTCAACTCAAGTCCCAGTCCTACCAGTTCGAGGTGACGACCCAAGACCAAATCATCGGGCAGGTCAAGCAGTTGACCAGCACGTTCACCGCCTACATCACGGGCATCGCGGTCATCTCGCTCATCGTCGGGTCCATCGGCATCGCCAACATCATGCTGGTGAGCGTGACCGAGCGGACCCGCGAAATCGGCATCATGAAGGCCGTCGGCGCGCAGAACCGCGACGTGCTTCAGTTGTTCCTCGTGGAGGCGGTGATGCTCGGCGTCCTCGGGTCGGCGCTCGGGGCGGTCGTCGGAGTCGCTGGCGGGTACGCCGGAGCGCAGGCCATCGGCCTGCCGCTGGCGTTCCAACCGATTTGGTTCGTGGCGTCGGTCCTCGTCGGCGTGGTGGTGGGCGTCCTCGCGGGACTCTACCCGGCGTGGGACGCCGCCCACACCGACCCCATCGACGCGCTCCGGTACGAGTGA